The following proteins come from a genomic window of Anabas testudineus chromosome 3, fAnaTes1.2, whole genome shotgun sequence:
- the LOC113174233 gene encoding ferritin, heavy subunit, which produces MTSQVRQNFHQDCEAAINRQINLELYASYVYLSMSYYFDRDDQALPNFAKFFRHQSHEEREHAEKLMKLQNQRGGRIFLQDIRKPERDEWGSGVEALECSLQLEKSVNQSLLDLHKLCSDHNDPHLCDFIETHYLDEQVKSIKELADWVSNLRRMGAPQNGMAEYLFDKHTLGKESS; this is translated from the exons ATGACTTCCCAGGTGAGACAGAATTTCCACCAGGACTGCGAGGCTGCAATCAACAGGCAGATCAACCTGGAGCTGTATGCCTCCTATGTCTACCTGTCTATG TCTTACTACTTTGACCGGGATGATCAGGCATTGCCCAACTTTGCCAAGTTCTTCCGTCATCAGTCGCACGAGGAGCGTGAGCATGCTGAGAAGCTAATGAAACTGCAGAACCAGAGGGGGGGACGGATCTTCCTACAAGATATCAGG AAGCCAGAGAGGGATGAGTGGGGCAGTGGTGTTGAGGCTCTTGAATGTTCCCTGCAACTTGAGAAGAGCGTGAACCAGTCTCTGCTGGACTTGCACAAGCTCTGCTCTGACCACAATGATCCACAT ttgtgcGACTTCATTGAGACTCACTACCTGGATGAGCAGGTGAAGTCCATCAAAGAACTGGCAGACTGGGTGTCCAACCTGCGTCGCATGGGTGCTCCTCAAAATGGCATGGCCGAATACCTGTTTGATAAACACACCCTGGGCAAAGAAAGCAGCTAA
- the mcee gene encoding methylmalonyl-CoA epimerase, mitochondrial isoform X2, with product MASAVLKVAGLSRCAHLTLLRAHATTASLHQGIPGSLWKLGRLNHVAIAVPDMEKATALYRDVLGATVSDKVPLPEHGVYTVFVELGNTKLELLHPLGEKSPIAGFLQKNKSGGMHHICIEVDDINAAIADLKAKNIRTLSAEPRIGAHGKPVMFLHPKDCDGVLVELEEA from the exons ATGGCGTCGGCCGTGCTGAAGGTTGCAG GCCTTTCCAGATGCGCTCATCTCACGCTCCTGCGGGCACATGCAACAACAGCTTCCCTCCATCAAGGCATCCCTGGATCACTGTGGAAACTGGGAAGGCTGAACCACGTTGCAATTGCTGTCCCTGACATGGAGAAGGCCACAGCTCTTTATCGGGATGTGCTGGGGGCCACAGTAAGTGACAAGGTGCCGCTGCCTGAGCATGGCGTCTACACAGTGTTTGTAGAGCTTGGCAACACTAAGCTGGAGCTGCTTCATCCTCTGGGGGAGAAGAGTCCAATTGCTGGTTTCTTACAGAAGAACAAGTCTGGAGGGATGCACCACATTTGTATTGAG GTAGACGACATAAACGCTGCGATAGCCGACCTGAAAGCAAAAAACATCAGGACTCTGTCAGCAGAGCCCCGAATTGGTGCTCATGGGAAACCAGTGATGTTTCTCCATCCTAAAGACTGTGACGGTGTGCTGGTGGAGCTTGAGGAAGCATGA
- the mcee gene encoding methylmalonyl-CoA epimerase, mitochondrial isoform X1 produces the protein MASAVLKVAVAGLSRCAHLTLLRAHATTASLHQGIPGSLWKLGRLNHVAIAVPDMEKATALYRDVLGATVSDKVPLPEHGVYTVFVELGNTKLELLHPLGEKSPIAGFLQKNKSGGMHHICIEVDDINAAIADLKAKNIRTLSAEPRIGAHGKPVMFLHPKDCDGVLVELEEA, from the exons ATGGCGTCGGCCGTGCTGAAGGTTGCAG TGGCAGGCCTTTCCAGATGCGCTCATCTCACGCTCCTGCGGGCACATGCAACAACAGCTTCCCTCCATCAAGGCATCCCTGGATCACTGTGGAAACTGGGAAGGCTGAACCACGTTGCAATTGCTGTCCCTGACATGGAGAAGGCCACAGCTCTTTATCGGGATGTGCTGGGGGCCACAGTAAGTGACAAGGTGCCGCTGCCTGAGCATGGCGTCTACACAGTGTTTGTAGAGCTTGGCAACACTAAGCTGGAGCTGCTTCATCCTCTGGGGGAGAAGAGTCCAATTGCTGGTTTCTTACAGAAGAACAAGTCTGGAGGGATGCACCACATTTGTATTGAG GTAGACGACATAAACGCTGCGATAGCCGACCTGAAAGCAAAAAACATCAGGACTCTGTCAGCAGAGCCCCGAATTGGTGCTCATGGGAAACCAGTGATGTTTCTCCATCCTAAAGACTGTGACGGTGTGCTGGTGGAGCTTGAGGAAGCATGA
- the mphosph10 gene encoding U3 small nucleolar ribonucleoprotein protein MPP10: MASGDLCSVLEECVKKINANTAQPENFLSLQDGVAADFTALTKTLYDLHKAEEPADYKGSPLAQLMVENFDEEQIWQELELQNNAVLKHFKTAIDEALSDETLTLLVEEEEEYDDEEEDGENVNEEEEEEEEEEAPSRQSEKVAEKAEDDYTDEDSDLDFDVDALEKREKQKKETKWKGSKTKVVPSEVDDKFFKLSEMETFLDEMDKREGKDGKEDNDDVDYFQDLPSDEDDDLDLDEIISSKKQKKNIVKSSRNLKYKDFFDAVDREAAETDDQSDGEDDSMDESQEEGEREIDDEEDDIDSEEDGDDEHEETSRSKASRKKVTFDLSGDEDSEGEDMEDIFGGKTPSSKSESKSSFEKRQEKMSAKIEELEKAALAEKPWQLSGEATAQIRPENSMLEEDVEFEQASRMAPAVTEETTLQLEDIIKQRIKDQAFDDVVRKEKPKEEVFEYKKRLTLDHEKSKQSLAEIYEQEYLKQNQQKTEEEENPAHVEIQKLMDTLFLKLDALSNFHFTPKPPVPEVKVVSNLPSITMEEVAPVGTSDATMLAPEEIKEKYKAGDLLGDTEKTSTDKKRERRHKKKVKSLKIKEKEKRQKLKEASKTGENKKQSKAEVTENLKKLTKGGKATILKDEGKDKALRSSQAFFSQLQDQVKSQIKSAKDQSSKKKKHKEVSVSKLKL, from the exons ATGGCTAGTGGAGATTTGTGTAGCGTGCTGGAGGAatgtgtgaagaaaataaatgctAACACAGCACAGCCGGAGAACTTTCTAAG CCTTCAAGATGGAGTGGCAGCAGACTTTACTGCTCTCACAAAGACCCTGTATGACCTCCATAAAGCTGAGGAACCTGCAGATTATAAAGGGAGCCCCTTGGCTCAGCTGATGGTGGAAAACTTTGATGAAGAGCAGATCTGGCAAGAGCTTGAGTTGCAGAATAATGCTGTACTGAAACACTTTAAAACTGCCATCGACGAGGCGTTGTCAGATGAGACATTAACATtgctggtggaggaggaagaggagtatgatgatgaagaggaggatggtgaaaatgttaatgaggaggaagaagaagaagaagaagaggaggcacCCTCCAGACAGTCTGAGAAAGTGGCCGAGAAGGCTGAGGATGATTACACAGATGAGGACTCTGATTTAGATTTTGATGTGGATGCTCTGGAGAAgcgagagaaacagaagaaggagACTAAATGGAAAGGCTCCAAAACAAAAGTGGTTCCTTCTGAGGTTGATGATAAGTTCTTCAAACTGTCAGAGATGGAGACGTTTCTTGATGAAATGGACAAGCGGGAGGGAAAGGATGGAAAGGAAGATAACGATGACGTAGATTATTTTCAGGACCTACCCtctgatgaggatgatgatcTTGACCTAGATGAAATAATATCTtccaaaaagcaaaagaaaaacatt GTAAAAAGCTCCAGGAATCTCAAATACAAGGACTTCTTTGATGCTGTGGATCGTGAAGCAGCTGAAACAGATGACCAGTCAGATGGTGAGGACGACAGCATGGATGAAAGCCAGGAAGAAGGTGAAAGAGAAATAGATGACGAGGAAGATGATATTGATAGTGAAGAGGATGGTGACGATGA GCATGAGGAGACAAGTCGGTCCAAAGCATCTCGTAAGAAAGTGACTTTTGACCTCTCTGGGGATGAagacagtgagggagaggaCATGGAGGACATTTTTGGAGGCAAAACGCCGAGCTCGAAATCTGAATCAAAGTCATCATTTGAGAAACGGCAAGAAAAG ATGTCTGCAAAGATCGAGGAGCTAGAGAAAGCGGCTCTAGCAGAGAAGCCCTGGCAGTTGTCGGGAGAGGCGACAGCACAGATTCGTCCAGAGAACAGCATGCTAGAGGAAGATGTGGAGTTTGAACAGGCATCCAGGATGG CACCTGCTGTCACAGAGGAAACCACACTACAGCTTGAAGACATCATTAAACAGAGAATTAAAGACCAG GCATTTGATGATGTGGTCCGCAAAGAGAAACCCAAAGAGGAGGTGTTTGAATACAAGAAGAGGCTAACATTGGACCATGAGAAGAGCAAGCAGAGTCTAGCTGAAATCTATGAGCAAGAATACCTCAAGCAGAACCAG caaaagacagaagaggaggagaaccCAGCCCATGTAGAAATTCAGAAGCTAATGGACACACTCTTCCTGAAATTAGATGCTCTGTCCAACTTCCACTTCACACCTAAACCT CCTGTTCCTGAAGTTAAAGTGGTGTCTAACTTGCCATCAATTACAATGGAAGAGGTGGCTCCAGTCGGCACCAGTGATGCTACAATGCTTGCTCCAGAAGAAATCAAG GAGAAGTACAAAGCAGGAGACTTACTGGGTGATACAGAGAAGACGTCAACAGACAAGAAGCGCGAGAGACGCCACAAGAAGAAGGTGAAGAGCCTAAAGAtcaaggaaaaagaaaagagacagaaactaaAAGAGGCCAGTAAAACTGGAGAGAACAAAAAGCAATCGAAGGCCGAAGTCACAGAAAACCTGAAGAAACTCACAAAAGGAGGCAAAGCCACGATACTCAAG GATGAAGGAAAGGATAAGGCTCTGCGCTCCTCTCAAGCTTTCTTCTCTCAGCTGCAGGACCAAGTCAAAAGTCAGATCAAAAGTGCAAAGGATCAGTCTtctaagaagaagaaacacaaagaggttTCTGTCAGCAAACTCAAGTTGTAA
- the ist1 gene encoding IST1 homolog isoform X1 produces MLGGGFKAERLRVNLRLVINRLKLLEKKKTELAQKARKEIADYLSSGKDERARIRVEHIIREDYLVEAMEILELYCDLLLARFGLIQSMKELDPGLQEAVSTLIWAAPRLQSEVSELKIVSEQLCAKYSKEYGKLCRTNQIGTVNDRLMHKLSVEAPPKILVERYLIEIAKNYNVPYEPDAMVRPEVCPGEEADLIDVDNDKKSGGGGGGGGFSAPPAAVMPMAMPMPMHMPMPMPTAFNYPPPKGAEPFNGPVGTYNNFQHPMGAGQPPQLPTSPPTYESIDDIIEKPSVPSQVLGPGPSSQVYDNNALPELPSVPDTLPTSSLGGKTNTSDDIDFDDLTRRFEELKKKT; encoded by the exons ATGCTGGGAGGAGGATTCAAAGCAGAGAGGTTAAGAGTCAACCTCCGGCTGGTCATCAACAGACTCAAACTccttgagaaaaagaaaa ctgaGCTTGCGCAAAAGGCGAGGAAGGAGATTGCCGATTATCTGTCATCCGGAAAAGATGAGCGGGCACGGATCCGTGTGGAGCACATCATTAGAGAGGACTATCTGGTAGAAGCCATGGAGATCCTGGAGCTTTACTGCGACCTGCTGCTGGCTCGCTTTGGCCTCATTCAGTCTATGAA GGAACTGGATCCAGGCTTACAGGAAGCCGTGTCCACGCTCATCTGGGCAGCACCTCGTCTCCAGTCAGAGGTGTCAGAACTAAAGATT GTGTCTGAACAGCTTTGTGCAAAATATAGCAAGGAGTATGGCAAGCTGTGCAGGACAAACCAGATTGGCACAGTCAATGACAGG CTGATGCACAAACTCAGTGTGGAGGCCCCACCCAAGATTTTGGTGGAGCGTTACCTGATAGAGATTGCCAAGAACTATAATGTGCCATATGAACCTGACGCCATGGTCCGG CCTGAGGTGTGTCCTGGAGAGGAGGCAGACCTGATTGACGTAGACAATGACAAGAAgtctggtggaggaggaggtggtggaggtttttctgctcctcctgctgctgttatgCCTATGGCCATGCCCATGCCCATGCATATGCCCATGCCTATGCCAACAGCTTTCAACTATCCACCTCCCAAAGGAGCT GAGCCGTTTAATGGTCCTGTTGGAACCTACAACAACTTCCAGCATCCCATGGGAGCAGGGCAGCCTCCTCAGCTGCCCACTTCTCCCCCTACATATGAATCT ATTGACGACATAATTGAGAAACCTTCTGTTCCTTCTCAGGTTCTAG GTCCTGGCCCTTCATCCCAGGTATATGACAACAATGCTCTCCCAGAACTCCCCTCCGTTCCAGACACACTCCCCACATCCTCCCTCGGTGGAAAAACCAACACGTCAGATGACATCGACTTTGATGATTTAACACGGCGGTTTGAggagctgaaaaagaaaacctaa
- the ist1 gene encoding IST1 homolog isoform X2, with protein sequence MLGGGFKAERLRVNLRLVINRLKLLEKKKTELAQKARKEIADYLSSGKDERARIRVEHIIREDYLVEAMEILELYCDLLLARFGLIQSMKELDPGLQEAVSTLIWAAPRLQSEVSELKIVSEQLCAKYSKEYGKLCRTNQIGTVNDRLMHKLSVEAPPKILVERYLIEIAKNYNVPYEPDAMVRPEVCPGEEADLIDVDNDKKSGGGGGGGGFSAPPAAVMPMAMPMPMHMPMPMPTAFNYPPPKGAEPFNGPVGTYNNFQHPMGAGQPPQLPTSPPTYESVLGPGPSSQVYDNNALPELPSVPDTLPTSSLGGKTNTSDDIDFDDLTRRFEELKKKT encoded by the exons ATGCTGGGAGGAGGATTCAAAGCAGAGAGGTTAAGAGTCAACCTCCGGCTGGTCATCAACAGACTCAAACTccttgagaaaaagaaaa ctgaGCTTGCGCAAAAGGCGAGGAAGGAGATTGCCGATTATCTGTCATCCGGAAAAGATGAGCGGGCACGGATCCGTGTGGAGCACATCATTAGAGAGGACTATCTGGTAGAAGCCATGGAGATCCTGGAGCTTTACTGCGACCTGCTGCTGGCTCGCTTTGGCCTCATTCAGTCTATGAA GGAACTGGATCCAGGCTTACAGGAAGCCGTGTCCACGCTCATCTGGGCAGCACCTCGTCTCCAGTCAGAGGTGTCAGAACTAAAGATT GTGTCTGAACAGCTTTGTGCAAAATATAGCAAGGAGTATGGCAAGCTGTGCAGGACAAACCAGATTGGCACAGTCAATGACAGG CTGATGCACAAACTCAGTGTGGAGGCCCCACCCAAGATTTTGGTGGAGCGTTACCTGATAGAGATTGCCAAGAACTATAATGTGCCATATGAACCTGACGCCATGGTCCGG CCTGAGGTGTGTCCTGGAGAGGAGGCAGACCTGATTGACGTAGACAATGACAAGAAgtctggtggaggaggaggtggtggaggtttttctgctcctcctgctgctgttatgCCTATGGCCATGCCCATGCCCATGCATATGCCCATGCCTATGCCAACAGCTTTCAACTATCCACCTCCCAAAGGAGCT GAGCCGTTTAATGGTCCTGTTGGAACCTACAACAACTTCCAGCATCCCATGGGAGCAGGGCAGCCTCCTCAGCTGCCCACTTCTCCCCCTACATATGAATCT GTTCTAG GTCCTGGCCCTTCATCCCAGGTATATGACAACAATGCTCTCCCAGAACTCCCCTCCGTTCCAGACACACTCCCCACATCCTCCCTCGGTGGAAAAACCAACACGTCAGATGACATCGACTTTGATGATTTAACACGGCGGTTTGAggagctgaaaaagaaaacctaa
- the dhodh gene encoding dihydroorotate dehydrogenase (quinone), mitochondrial translates to MAGHLKKQLKDAVKVIGSGSLLFASYLTAVGDERFYANQLMPLLQKIVGPETAHVLSVKMIGLGVVPLNRYQDPASLEVNVLGLKFKNPVGIAAGFDKNGEAIDGLYKMGFGFVEVGTVTPKPQEGNPKPRVFRLLADKAIINRYGFNSCGLAEVQQRLKPREGTQEEQRKAGLPLGINLGKNKLSQDAGADYLQGVRVLGPLADYLVVNVSSPNTPGLRDLQGKSELRQLLHKVLKERDALQGERKPPVLVKIAPDLTAQDKRDIADVVTELGVDGLMVSNTTVSRPQTLQDPHKSEVGGLSGQPLKDLSTRTVREMYSLTKGKVPIVGIGGVADGKDAMDKIRAGASLVQLYTALSYQGPPVVTKIKRELEELLKEQGFSSVSEAVGADHRVDS, encoded by the exons ATGGCGGGACATCTAAAG AAGCAGCTGAAAGATGCAGTGAAGGTCATTGGCTCAGGTAGCCTTCTGTTTGCTTCCTACCTCACTGCGGTCGGAGATGAGCGTTTCTATGCCAACCAGCTGATGCCCCTGCTGCAGAAGATTGTGGGCCCAGAGACAGCGCATGTGTTGTCAGTGAAGATGATAGGTCTGGGTGTGGTTCCTCTGAACCGCTACCAGGACCCCGCGTCGCTG GAAGTGAATGTCTTGGGATTAAAGTTCAAAAACCCTGTTGGGATCGCTGCAGGCTTTGACAAAAACGGGGAAGCTATAGATGGCTTGTACAAAATGGGTTTTGGCTTTGTTGAAGTAGGAACAGTCACTCCCAAGCCTCAGGAGGGAAACCCCAAACCACGTGTGTTTCGACTCTTAGCAGATAAGGCGATTATTAACAG ATACGGTTTTAACAGCTGTGGTTTGGCAGAAGTGCAGCAAAGACTAAAGCCAAGAGAAGGTACCCAGGAAGAGCAACGTAAAG CTGGCCTTCCCCTGGGCATCAACCTGGGGAAGAACAAACTGTCCCAGGACGCAGGGGCAGATTACTTGCAGGGGGTGAGAGTACTGGGCCCGCTGGCAGACTACCTGGTGGTCAACGTCAGCAGTCCTAACACACCGGGCCTCCGGGATCTGCAGGGGAAGTCTGAGCTCCGCCAGCTCCTACATAAG GTGTTGAAGGAGCGTGATGCCCTCCAGGGAGAGCGCAAACCTCCAGTCCTGGTGAAGATTGCTCCTGACCTCACTGCTCAGGACAAACGAGACATTGCTGATGTTGTCACTGAG ctggGGGTGGATGGTTTAATGGTGTCTAACACCACAGTGTCCAGGCCACAGACACTTCAGGATCCACATAAGTCCGAGGTTGGTGGGCTAAGTGGCCAGCCTCTCAAAGACCTTTCTACACGAACTGTCAGGGAGATGTACAGTCTTACTAAAG GTAAAGTACCAATTGTTGGAATCGGTGGTGTGGCCGATGGGAAGGATGCTATGGACAAGATCCGTGCTGGTGCTTCATTGGTTCAGCTCTACACTGCTTTGTCCTACCAGGGTCCACCTGTGGTGACAAAGATAAAACGAGAATTGGAAGAGCTTCTTAA AGAACAAGGTTTCAGCAGCGTATCTGAGGCGGTTGGAGCAGACCACAGAGTCGACTCATAA